A stretch of DNA from Halorubrum sp. BOL3-1:
CGCGAGCCGCCGGGCCAGCGTCGACTTCCCGGCGTTCGCGTAGCCCGCGAGCGCGACGAGGTCGAACCCGGCGTCCCGGCGCTCGGCCCGGCGCGCCGCCCGGTCGTCAGTGATATCGTCGAGCGCGCGCTCGGCCGACTCGATCCGCTTCTGCACGTCGAGGACGCGAGCGTCGCCCTCCGGTCGGAGGCGCACGTCCTCACTGGCGTCCCGGGCGACGGCCTCGCGAAGCCGAGGTAACTCGTAGCGCAGTCGCGCCAGCTCGATCTGTCGGTCGGCGGCGCGGGAGTCGGCGGCGTCGGCGAACAGCTCCAACACGAGCCGCGGGCGGTCGATCACCGCGGTCCCGGTCGGCAGTAGGTCACCGAGCGAGAAGGTCTGCCCCGGCGACAGCGAGCCGTCGTAGATCACCGCCTCGACGTCGGTGTCGGCGGCGAGCCGCATCAGCTCCTCGGCCTTCCCGCGGCCGAGGTCGTATGTCGGGTCCTCGCGCCGGCGCTGGGTGACCTCGTCGACCACCGCGTAGCCGGCCGCGGCGGCCAGCTCGCGGACCTCGGTCGTGTCGGGGTACCCGTTCGCGGTCCGCGCCGCGACGACCGCGGGAGTCGCGTCGGCGGGGCGGGCGGCGTCGGCCGGCGGGGCGTCGGAATCGGCCGATTCGCTCTTGTTCCGTTCGTCGGCTTCGCTCTGCTCGTCGGCTTCGCTCTGCTCGGTTGTTTCGCCCTGTTCGTCGCGTTCGTTCGTCGTGGCGTCGTCTCGTGACATTCGGTCGGGCGCTCGCGTCGGTCCGGGAGGGGAGCGTCTCGCGCTCCGCGCGCGGCCTCGTCGGCGCGCCCGACCGGCTCGGGTCGCGCCGCGGCGGTACAGTCAGCGGGCGTCGACGAACGAACTGGTTTCCATGTCTTCGACTTCGGCCGCACTCACATAAGCGTTCACCGGAAGCGAGGTGTGGTATCGAGAGACGAGAGGCGTCGGGAGCCGGTCGAGACCGCGGTTCAGGGCACGCGCACGTCGTGTTCGAGGACCCCGACGCCCTCGATCTCGACCTCGACGGTGTCGCCGTCGGAGAGGGCGCCGACCCCCTCGGGCGTTCCGGTCGCGATCACGTCGCCGGGTTCGAGCGTGAGATACGTCGTGATCTCCTCGATCAGCGCCGGCACGTCGAAGATCATGTGTCCGCGGTCGCTCGACTGCTTCGTCTCCCCGTCGACGCGGAGTTCGACGCTCGCGCCGTCGGGCACCTCGTCGGGCGTCGCGAGGACGGGGCCCAACGGGGCCGCCCCGTCGAACGCCTTGCCGCGCACCCAGTTCTGCTCGCGGTTCTGGTCGTCGCGGTTCGACACGTCGTTCATACAGGTGAATCCGGCGACCACGTCCATCGCGTCGGCGGCGGCGACCGCCTTACACTGCTCTCCGATCACGACTGCGAACTCCGCCTCCCAGTCGATCCGGTCTTTCCCCGCCGGCACCGTCACGGTGTCGCCGTGGCTCGCCACCGCGTTCGGCGGCTTCAAAAAGAGCAGCGGGCGGTCGGGCACGTCGTTGCCGAGTTCCTCGGCGTGGTCGGCGTAGTTGCGCCCGATA
This window harbors:
- a CDS encoding GTPase; translated protein: MSRDDATTNERDEQGETTEQSEADEQSEADERNKSESADSDAPPADAARPADATPAVVAARTANGYPDTTEVRELAAAAGYAVVDEVTQRRREDPTYDLGRGKAEELMRLAADTDVEAVIYDGSLSPGQTFSLGDLLPTGTAVIDRPRLVLELFADAADSRAADRQIELARLRYELPRLREAVARDASEDVRLRPEGDARVLDVQKRIESAERALDDITDDRAARRAERRDAGFDLVALAGYANAGKSTLARRLADEVDEDPNGDRRGSADADPADEERDPADDGGTLTVGDRPFETLSTATRRATIGGRHTLLTDTVGFLDGLPHEAVRSFRATLDAIRRADCALLVVDASDDPTDLRRKLRASLSAIEATDGPVIPVLSKGDEVGSDGLAAAVEAYEAAVTDLGARDASVVESLRSPIPVSARDGSGLADLGEAVADALPTATATVDAPNGGDAQTALSWAYDRGVVAGVDYGSETVTVDLAGRPDVVDEAERRLTGGDSSA
- a CDS encoding fumarylacetoacetate hydrolase family protein; this encodes MYRVRFRDPAGSIREGEYDPATDTVAFGGDEYAFSDPDIDVLAPTEPSKIVCIGRNYADHAEELGNDVPDRPLLFLKPPNAVASHGDTVTVPAGKDRIDWEAEFAVVIGEQCKAVAAADAMDVVAGFTCMNDVSNRDDQNREQNWVRGKAFDGAAPLGPVLATPDEVPDGASVELRVDGETKQSSDRGHMIFDVPALIEEITTYLTLEPGDVIATGTPEGVGALSDGDTVEVEIEGVGVLEHDVRVP